A section of the Kribbella sp. HUAS MG21 genome encodes:
- the rodA gene encoding rod shape-determining protein RodA, translating to MALLTPIRTRPRMDRRSTVWHVDWVLVFGVVALSFIGAMLIWSATHNRTSLTDGNPDAYLIRHALNFAIGLVLAVGAAVTDHRRVRILAPVLYAASIVGLILVLVPGVGSTINGSRSWIQLPFMSIQPSEFAKLAVIVGMALLIAEKGETDRREDARTIDVAQAIAVAAVPVVLVMLQPDLGTVMVLGSIVFGIIAVSGVPKRWMLGLLSVGVLIAAIAIKLQVLKEYQIDRFTAFMHPSSDPQGIGYNVNQARIAIGNGGVFGQGLFHGGQTQNAFVPEQHTDFVFTVAGEELGLIGAGAIIVLFAIILFRGLRIAVTARDAFGRLVATGIVCWFAFQAFENIGMTLGIMPVTGLPLPFVSYGGSSMFACLLAVGLLQNIHLRSHRY from the coding sequence ATGGCGCTGCTGACCCCAATCCGCACCCGGCCGCGGATGGACCGGCGCTCGACCGTGTGGCACGTGGACTGGGTGCTGGTGTTCGGCGTGGTCGCGTTGTCGTTCATCGGCGCGATGCTGATCTGGTCGGCGACCCACAACCGCACCTCGCTGACCGACGGCAACCCGGACGCCTACCTGATCCGGCACGCGCTGAACTTCGCGATCGGCCTGGTGCTCGCGGTCGGCGCCGCGGTCACCGACCACCGCCGCGTCCGGATCCTCGCCCCGGTGCTGTACGCCGCCTCGATCGTCGGTCTGATCCTGGTGCTGGTGCCCGGTGTCGGTTCGACGATCAACGGGTCCCGGTCGTGGATCCAGTTGCCGTTCATGTCGATCCAGCCGAGTGAGTTCGCCAAGCTCGCGGTGATCGTCGGGATGGCGCTGCTGATCGCCGAGAAGGGCGAGACCGACCGCCGCGAGGACGCCCGCACCATCGACGTCGCACAGGCGATCGCGGTCGCCGCCGTCCCGGTGGTGCTGGTGATGCTGCAGCCGGACCTCGGGACCGTGATGGTGCTCGGGTCGATCGTGTTCGGGATCATCGCGGTGTCCGGCGTCCCGAAACGCTGGATGCTCGGGCTGCTCAGCGTCGGCGTGCTGATCGCGGCGATCGCGATCAAGCTGCAGGTGCTGAAGGAGTACCAGATCGACCGGTTCACCGCGTTCATGCACCCGTCGTCGGACCCGCAGGGCATCGGCTACAACGTGAACCAGGCGCGGATCGCGATCGGCAACGGCGGCGTGTTCGGGCAGGGGCTGTTCCACGGCGGCCAGACGCAGAACGCGTTCGTCCCCGAGCAGCACACCGACTTCGTGTTCACGGTCGCGGGGGAGGAGCTCGGACTGATCGGCGCCGGCGCGATCATCGTGCTGTTCGCGATCATCCTGTTCCGCGGGCTGCGGATCGCGGTGACCGCGCGGGACGCGTTCGGCCGGCTGGTGGCGACCGGGATCGTCTGCTGGTTCGCGTTCCAGGCGTTCGAGAACATCGGCATGACGCTCGGGATCATGCCGGTCACCGGCCTGCCGCTGCCGTTCGTGTCGTACGGCGGTTCGTCGATGTTCGCGTGCCTGCTGGCGGTCGGGCTGTTGCAGAACATCCACCTGC